CTAGTAGTTTTTACAACAATCTGTTTACAGCTTATCCTGAAGCACAGCCTCTATTTGCTAACACAAATATGGCAAAGCAAAAGAAAATGCTGGTCAGCTCTTTAGTTTTGGTAGTTGAAAATCTCAGAAATCCCGATGTTTTGACTAGTTCCCTTAAAGGTTTGGGTGCCAGACACGTTAAATATGGAGCTTTACCCGCACACTATCCGTTAGTAGGAAATGCACTACTAACTACCTTCGAGCAGTACTTGGACGATAAGTGGACACCTGATGTCAAACAGGCTTGGGTAGATGCTTATGGTGCAATTACCGAAATCATGCTCGATGGTGCTGACTATTCGCCAGACGAGGTAGCTTTTAATGCGCCTTCTAGAGAGGAAGTAATTGAAACAGCCGAACCGAATCAACAAACTGCTGGAGTTGCCAATGAAACTATAACTGCAACACCTATGGAATCGCAAACAGTTGACAGGGCTGAATATAATTCTCATTCACCTCAACTTGCCACAGATGGAACTTTAACTGCGTCCGACAATGGCAAAGCTGGATTGTGGGCAGTATTAGGTGGAGGAATTATGGCAGGAGTAGCGGCAATCCTTTTAATCCTGCTTTAAACAAGGAGAATGTTTGGTTTGGGCAGATTTTTGCGTTCTGGTAAATTATTTCGGTCGAAATTTGTCATCATTGGCGCGATCGCAATCTTGCTAATTTGGTTTGGTTCGGCTTTTGCTTTCGACCAGCGTAGTATTTTTCTACCTGGGACTACTTCTGACGGTCACTATCTGTTTGATACTTCCTGTGATTCTTGTCACGAAGGTTTTAAACCAGTCAGTAACGAAACCTGCAATCGCTGTCACGAAGCCGAATTGGCAACCGATGTTCATGGTGCCAAAAAATTCCGCGATCCCCGCTGGGCTGAATTTGTAGAAAATCTAGATATTTTAACCTGTACCGCCTGTCATGCCGAACACGTACACATGTTTGGACGTGGGGTAAATCTCAAGCCCGATTTGTGTATGGCTTGTCATCAAGGGGTAATTGAAGGAGATCTAGCCAGTCATGAGGGATTTAGCCCCGATGGGTGTTGGACGGCTGGTTGTCATAATTTCCACGATCATCGTGCTATCTCGACGGGTTTTCTCAGACAAAATCTCGACCAACCCTGGATGTTGCCCAAGCCAGCTTTACCCATTCGCACTGTAGAAGTAAAGCGACAAACCGCTCCCGAACCCGATTTAAGTCGAGAATTTCTGGGAGGGAAAGGATAATGAGAATTTTTAACTGTGCGATTTTATTATTGCTATTGTGCTTTTATTGTTTAGTGCCTACTGTCCTAGCAGATGAAGTAACTCAAAAACAGCTAAAAGAAATCGGTCAGCTTTGGCAGACTAGCGCACACGCTCTAGCAGAGGTTAACTGTTCTAGCTGTCATCAGGACGAGCAAACCAAGCAACTAATAGCACATCCAACAGAAGAAAGCTGTCGCAGTTGTCATGAATATGCGGTAGATACTTTTTGGTTGGGCAAACATGGAATTCGTCTGTATGAAGGTATGTCGCCTCTGACTCCAGCTATGGCGCATCTACCGATGAAAGAGTCGGCACTAGATAAGCAAATGACCTGTAATACCTGTCATAACGTCCATTCGGTAAATACTTCAGTGGCTGCTGTTGATTCCTGTCTTACCTGCCATAATGACAGCCATTCACTTAACTATAAAGATTCTCCCCATGCTCAAACAGTTACCAATTTAGCCAGTCTACCCCGTCCCGATAACCAGGCTGTAACCTGCGCTACCTGTCATTTACCCAGAACTAGCGAAGCTAAAGAAATTCTGGTCAATCACAACAATACTTATACTTTGCTACCGCGCGATCGCATGGTTAAGGAAGTTTGTATGAACTGTCATGGACTAGAACACGCCTACAACAGTATCTTCGACGACGAACTAATAGAAAATAACTTTGCTCGTCCCCCCAATCTCAAGCTCGAAACCTTCGATCTGGTACGTGCTTTAGAGAAGAAAAGGTCGAGTAAAGCAAGCTTGAATTAGAGCATATTTAGCGATCGGCTAAATTTAACTCTAAATTTTTGATACCTACTCAACCCAACCCAAACAATCCAATCAAATGTTAACAATGAACAGTTTATTTCGACAATTTAAAGTAAAAGTTTTAGCATTAATAGCTTTAGCGATGACAGTTTGTCTGACTGCCGTATCTTGTAGTGGCGGTGGTTCTAGCGAAGCCTCAGCATCAGTATCCCCAGAAGCCGCTGTAGACTACGTTCACACTGTATTACTAGCAGATCGTACTGCTTATACCAAACACGTAATTAACCGCTTAAAAACTTTAGAAGGTAAAGAAAAGCCAGATGGTGTCGTCTCGGCAGAAGCAACTGAAGCTTGGCAAGAAACCAACGGCGTTCCTTTACCAGCCCAGATGTTTCGTTTGGGTTCGGAAATTGCTTCAGAAGAAACCAGCGCATTTACTTATGGCTTGATTTCTCCTTGGAATATCAACGATAACCAAGCTCCTAAAACTGAGTTTGAGAAAAAAGCTATGGAAGAAGTGGTTAATACAGGAGAACCATATAAAGATTATCAAGAAATTGGCGGACAGCAATATTATTCTGCCGTCTATCCAGATAAAGCTGTAGCAGAAGCCTGTGTTACCTGTCATAATAACCATCCCGTTCACAAAGAACGCTATCCCGATAAAACTTTCAAGATGGACGATGTTATGGGCGGTATTATTATCAACCTGCCCATCGAGGAAAGTTAATTTAATAGCTTTAAGCCGTAAGCTCTAAGCTTTAAGCTTTTAAGTAGATATATTGGTTATCTGCGGTTGAATATTTTACGTGCGCAGCGATCTGTAGATAACCAAGTTTTTGTTACTAGTAGACGACGGCTTAAATAAAGCTATCAGTAAAAAACGAGCAAACAACCTAGAATTAATACTTTTTACCTCACGCGTTCCTTTGGCGAGAAAACCTCGCCAGGGA
This window of the Myxosarcina sp. GI1 genome carries:
- a CDS encoding cytochrome c3 family protein, translated to MRIFNCAILLLLLCFYCLVPTVLADEVTQKQLKEIGQLWQTSAHALAEVNCSSCHQDEQTKQLIAHPTEESCRSCHEYAVDTFWLGKHGIRLYEGMSPLTPAMAHLPMKESALDKQMTCNTCHNVHSVNTSVAAVDSCLTCHNDSHSLNYKDSPHAQTVTNLASLPRPDNQAVTCATCHLPRTSEAKEILVNHNNTYTLLPRDRMVKEVCMNCHGLEHAYNSIFDDELIENNFARPPNLKLETFDLVRALEKKRSSKASLN
- a CDS encoding globin family protein, translated to SSFYNNLFTAYPEAQPLFANTNMAKQKKMLVSSLVLVVENLRNPDVLTSSLKGLGARHVKYGALPAHYPLVGNALLTTFEQYLDDKWTPDVKQAWVDAYGAITEIMLDGADYSPDEVAFNAPSREEVIETAEPNQQTAGVANETITATPMESQTVDRAEYNSHSPQLATDGTLTASDNGKAGLWAVLGGGIMAGVAAILLILL
- a CDS encoding DUF3365 domain-containing protein codes for the protein MNSLFRQFKVKVLALIALAMTVCLTAVSCSGGGSSEASASVSPEAAVDYVHTVLLADRTAYTKHVINRLKTLEGKEKPDGVVSAEATEAWQETNGVPLPAQMFRLGSEIASEETSAFTYGLISPWNINDNQAPKTEFEKKAMEEVVNTGEPYKDYQEIGGQQYYSAVYPDKAVAEACVTCHNNHPVHKERYPDKTFKMDDVMGGIIINLPIEES
- a CDS encoding cytochrome c3 family protein, with amino-acid sequence MFGLGRFLRSGKLFRSKFVIIGAIAILLIWFGSAFAFDQRSIFLPGTTSDGHYLFDTSCDSCHEGFKPVSNETCNRCHEAELATDVHGAKKFRDPRWAEFVENLDILTCTACHAEHVHMFGRGVNLKPDLCMACHQGVIEGDLASHEGFSPDGCWTAGCHNFHDHRAISTGFLRQNLDQPWMLPKPALPIRTVEVKRQTAPEPDLSREFLGGKG